One region of Micromonospora ureilytica genomic DNA includes:
- a CDS encoding ABA4-like family protein: MTETLFSLTFAVAAPFWALMILLPRWSWTARIIASPLIVLPVVVIYALLVLPAFGDVLPAVTSPTLAGVRDLLGTSDGAAAGWAHMIAFDLFVGRWAWLDSRDRGVPALVMAPVLLLTILLGPLGLAAYLAVRPRWRRSTAVATGPEHLG, from the coding sequence GTGACCGAGACGCTGTTCTCCCTCACGTTCGCGGTGGCCGCGCCGTTCTGGGCGCTGATGATCCTGCTGCCGCGCTGGTCGTGGACCGCCCGGATCATCGCCTCGCCGCTGATCGTGCTGCCGGTCGTGGTGATCTACGCGCTGCTGGTGCTGCCGGCGTTCGGCGACGTGCTGCCGGCCGTGACGTCGCCGACCCTGGCCGGGGTGCGCGACCTGCTCGGTACCTCCGACGGGGCGGCGGCGGGTTGGGCGCACATGATCGCGTTCGATCTGTTCGTCGGCCGGTGGGCGTGGTTGGACAGCCGGGATCGGGGGGTGCCTGCGCTGGTGATGGCTCCGGTGCTGCTGCTGACCATCCTGCTCGGACCGCTCGGCCTGGCCGCGTACCTCGCGGTCCGGCCCCGGTGGCGGCGGTCCACGGCCGTCGCCACCGGCCCGGAGCACCTAGGCTGA